The proteins below are encoded in one region of Elusimicrobiota bacterium:
- the nusG gene encoding transcription termination/antitermination protein NusG encodes MALNWYVIHTMTNYEEKVKNELEKQIANLNLNNMFGQMLIPTEEVVEVKKNKKITKKRKYYPGYVFIQMEINNETYWIVRNTTGVSGFLGGLKPTALPEDEVKNVINLVEAPPPLKPKPAIIFEKEESVRIIEGPFANFIGIIEEVNEEKGKLKVMVSIFGRSTPVELDFLQVEKL; translated from the coding sequence ATGGCGTTAAACTGGTATGTGATACATACAATGACAAATTATGAAGAGAAAGTTAAGAATGAACTGGAAAAACAAATAGCTAATTTAAATCTTAACAATATGTTCGGGCAGATGTTAATACCGACAGAGGAAGTCGTTGAAGTTAAAAAAAATAAAAAAATAACAAAAAAAAGAAAATATTATCCCGGTTATGTTTTTATCCAGATGGAAATAAATAATGAAACATACTGGATTGTCAGGAATACTACCGGTGTTAGCGGTTTCTTGGGTGGTTTAAAACCGACAGCCCTCCCGGAGGACGAGGTTAAAAATGTGATTAATCTTGTAGAAGCACCACCCCCGTTAAAACCGAAACCGGCAATTATTTTTGAAAAAGAAGAATCTGTTAGAATAATAGAAGGACCTTTCGCTAATTTTATCGGTATTATTGAAGAAGTAAATGAAGAAAAAGGAAAACTGAAAGTTATGGTTTCCATATTTGGTCGTTCAACACCTGTAGAATTGGATTTCTTGCAGGTAGAAAAATTATAG
- the secE gene encoding preprotein translocase subunit SecE: MVQKIIQFLKEAVEELKKVTWLGRKEVVASTIVISVLVVAVAIFIGLIDFLLSIVIKWLLG, from the coding sequence ATGGTTCAAAAAATTATTCAGTTTCTGAAAGAAGCAGTTGAAGAATTAAAAAAAGTTACTTGGCTTGGCAGAAAAGAAGTTGTTGCTTCTACCATTGTTATTTCAGTTCTTGTAGTAGCAGTTGCTATTTTCATAGGATTGATTGACTTTTTACTTTCTATAGTGATTAAATGGCTGCTTGGCTAA
- the rpmG gene encoding 50S ribosomal protein L33 has protein sequence MREIIILACPKCKNKNYTSRKNKKTTTEKIEMKKYCKFCKAHTLHKETK, from the coding sequence ATGAGAGAAATAATAATTCTTGCTTGTCCGAAATGTAAAAACAAAAATTACACATCCAGGAAAAACAAGAAAACGACAACTGAAAAAATAGAAATGAAAAAGTACTGTAAGTTTTGCAAAGCACATACATTACACAAAGAAACAAAATAA
- a CDS encoding adenylosuccinate synthase yields MPTLVIIGLQWGDEGKGKVVHHLSEKADYIVRYQGGNNAGHTVVFDGKEFVLHLIPSGILQSNKKCIIGNGVVVDPESLIEEINFLQKRDIKVKGRLFISSTCHTILAYHKILDGIREKVQNIGTTKKGIGPAYSDKYARTGIRMCDYLDDEMFNELLEKNLKEKQAILESTCNVSDLKKEILSKRALLVNEVREYVVDTSYLINDLVKKNKNVIFESAQGTLLDVDFGTYPYVTSSNPIAGGVCAGCGIGPTKIDKVLGIVKAYTTRVGEGPLPTELKDDVGEHMRSKGKEFGATTGRPRRCGWLDIVALKYALRINGCGSMVLTKLDVLDDFEKIKVCIAYKHNGKTFKEFPLSKKVIENCSPVYIELPGWQQSIKGINKFKNLPKNAQKYVKKIEELVKVKFSMISNGRDKKETIVIDKKIV; encoded by the coding sequence ATGCCAACACTTGTTATTATTGGATTACAATGGGGAGATGAAGGGAAAGGAAAGGTTGTACATCATTTAAGTGAAAAGGCAGATTATATTGTCAGATACCAGGGAGGAAACAACGCAGGGCACACCGTTGTTTTTGACGGCAAAGAATTTGTTTTGCATTTAATTCCGTCCGGGATACTGCAAAGTAACAAGAAATGTATAATCGGTAACGGGGTTGTTGTTGATCCGGAATCACTTATAGAAGAAATTAATTTTTTACAGAAACGAGATATTAAAGTAAAAGGCCGTCTCTTCATTTCATCTACATGCCACACAATTTTAGCTTATCATAAAATTTTAGATGGTATAAGAGAAAAAGTTCAAAATATAGGTACAACTAAGAAAGGTATAGGTCCCGCGTATTCGGATAAATATGCCAGGACCGGTATAAGGATGTGTGATTATCTTGATGATGAAATGTTTAACGAACTGCTTGAAAAAAACCTGAAAGAAAAACAAGCCATTCTTGAAAGCACGTGTAATGTATCAGATCTCAAAAAAGAAATTCTAAGCAAACGTGCTTTATTAGTTAACGAAGTAAGAGAATATGTTGTTGATACGTCTTATCTTATAAATGATTTAGTTAAGAAAAATAAAAACGTAATATTTGAAAGTGCCCAGGGTACGCTATTGGATGTTGATTTTGGTACATATCCTTATGTTACTTCTTCTAATCCTATTGCCGGTGGGGTTTGTGCCGGTTGTGGTATAGGTCCTACAAAAATTGATAAGGTTTTGGGTATTGTAAAAGCATATACAACAAGGGTCGGCGAGGGTCCTTTACCTACAGAACTAAAAGATGACGTGGGTGAACATATGCGGAGTAAAGGAAAAGAATTTGGTGCTACAACCGGCAGACCAAGAAGATGCGGCTGGCTTGACATCGTTGCATTGAAATATGCATTAAGAATAAACGGATGCGGTTCTATGGTGCTTACAAAACTTGATGTATTGGATGATTTTGAAAAAATAAAGGTATGTATAGCGTATAAGCATAACGGGAAAACATTTAAAGAATTTCCTTTATCAAAGAAAGTCATTGAAAATTGCAGTCCTGTATATATTGAGTTGCCCGGTTGGCAACAGAGCATAAAAGGAATCAATAAATTTAAAAATCTGCCAAAGAATGCCCAAAAATACGTTAAAAAAATTGAGGAACTCGTAAAAGTTAAGTTTTCGATGATATCCAACGGCAGAGATAAAAAAGAAACCATAGTAATTGACAAAAAAATAGTATAA
- the purB gene encoding adenylosuccinate lyase, producing the protein MIERYSLPEMSKIWTDESRFQKMLDVEIAACEALNKYGEIPASALKKIKSKAKFNVKRIKQIENTVKHDVIAFLTSIAESVGKESVYIHKGLTSSDVLDTALALQLKDASDILIDDLIKFSKTIKKQAAKYQDVLMVGRTHGIHAEPITFGFKLAGWYTEILRDIERLKTAKENISFGKISGAVGTYAHLSPKIEEYVMIQIKLYPEPVSTQIVPRDRHAQFLSTLAVIAASLERFATEIRSLQRTEIAELEEPFTKGQKGSSAMPHKRNPVICEQMCGLSRVIRANALVSLENIALWNERDISHSSTERIIIPDSTILLDYMLNKMNYVIGNLNVNVENMKENLLSNSAIFSQRLLLAVVNKGFAREKIYPIIQELSRNGFKDKKPLKEYLTDAEIEKCFDVRYYVRNVKTALKKLGI; encoded by the coding sequence ATGATTGAACGTTATTCTTTGCCGGAAATGTCTAAGATATGGACTGATGAAAGCAGGTTCCAGAAAATGCTTGATGTGGAGATTGCGGCATGCGAAGCGCTTAATAAATACGGTGAAATTCCGGCATCTGCATTGAAAAAGATAAAAAGCAAAGCAAAATTTAATGTTAAGCGGATAAAGCAAATTGAAAATACTGTAAAACATGATGTGATTGCATTCTTGACTTCAATTGCTGAAAGTGTCGGTAAAGAATCTGTTTATATCCACAAGGGGCTTACTTCTTCCGATGTTTTGGATACAGCACTTGCATTGCAGCTGAAAGATGCTTCTGATATTTTAATTGATGATTTGATAAAATTCTCAAAAACAATAAAAAAGCAAGCTGCAAAATATCAGGATGTGCTGATGGTCGGAAGAACACATGGCATTCACGCTGAACCGATAACATTTGGATTTAAGCTTGCAGGCTGGTACACTGAAATATTAAGAGATATTGAACGGCTCAAAACAGCAAAAGAAAATATATCATTCGGCAAAATATCAGGAGCAGTTGGTACATATGCACATTTATCGCCGAAAATAGAAGAGTATGTTATGATACAGATTAAATTGTATCCGGAACCTGTTTCAACTCAAATAGTACCAAGAGACAGGCACGCGCAGTTTCTTTCAACGCTCGCAGTAATTGCGGCGTCTCTTGAAAGATTTGCTACTGAAATACGAAGTTTGCAGAGAACAGAAATTGCAGAATTAGAAGAGCCGTTTACTAAAGGACAAAAAGGTTCTTCAGCAATGCCGCATAAAAGAAATCCTGTTATTTGTGAGCAAATGTGCGGTTTATCGCGGGTTATTAGAGCGAATGCGCTGGTATCATTGGAAAATATAGCACTGTGGAATGAACGGGATATTTCACATTCTTCTACGGAAAGAATTATTATACCGGATTCCACAATATTGCTTGACTACATGCTGAATAAAATGAACTATGTTATAGGAAACCTCAATGTTAATGTTGAAAACATGAAAGAAAATCTTTTGAGTAACAGCGCTATTTTTTCACAACGATTATTGTTGGCAGTAGTTAATAAAGGATTCGCAAGAGAAAAAATTTATCCCATTATCCAGGAACTTAGTAGAAACGGATTCAAGGATAAGAAACCGCTAAAAGAATATTTGACAGATGCTGAAATAGAAAAATGTTTTGATGTCAGATATTATGTAAGGAACGTAAAAACAGCTTTGAAAAAGTTAGGTATATAG
- the purN gene encoding phosphoribosylglycinamide formyltransferase, giving the protein MNIEHQNTRTSEHVCRIGVLISGSGSNLQAIMDACKSGDINAEVVIVISNKKDAFGLERAKRENIESVFIDPKSCDFNKEAIKYLKKQKVNLICLAGFLLKLSEEFVKKYHGKILNIHPALLPKYGGPGMYGINVHKAVIKAKEKVSGCTVHFVDEEYDRGEIILQRKVEVLSSDTPETLQKRVLEQEHTAYPEALKIIITRMKINE; this is encoded by the coding sequence ATGAATATTGAACATCAGAACACCAGAACATCAGAACATGTTTGTCGTATAGGTGTTCTTATTTCCGGAAGTGGTTCAAACTTGCAGGCAATAATGGATGCTTGTAAGAGTGGAGATATTAATGCTGAAGTAGTAATTGTTATAAGCAATAAAAAAGATGCTTTTGGGTTAGAGCGGGCAAAAAGAGAAAACATAGAATCGGTTTTCATAGACCCCAAAAGTTGCGATTTTAATAAAGAAGCGATTAAATATCTAAAAAAACAAAAAGTTAATTTAATATGTCTTGCCGGATTTCTTTTAAAACTTTCAGAAGAATTTGTAAAAAAATATCACGGTAAAATTTTAAACATTCATCCGGCGTTACTTCCAAAATATGGCGGACCGGGTATGTATGGTATAAATGTTCATAAAGCAGTTATAAAAGCAAAAGAAAAAGTTTCAGGTTGTACTGTACACTTCGTAGATGAAGAATATGACCGTGGAGAAATAATATTACAGAGAAAGGTTGAAGTTCTTAGTAGCGATACACCGGAAACTTTACAAAAAAGAGTACTTGAACAAGAACACACAGCATATCCCGAAGCATTAAAAATTATTATAACACGAATGAAGATAAACGAATAA